A window of Hordeum vulgare subsp. vulgare chromosome 5H, MorexV3_pseudomolecules_assembly, whole genome shotgun sequence genomic DNA:
actaagtagagatactacttgtgcatccataaaccttcaacccagttttgccatgagagtccaccatacctacctatggattgaataagatccctcaagtaagttgtcatcggtgcaagcaataaaaattgctccctaaatatgtatgatctattagtgtgtggaaaataagctttatacgaacctgtgatgaggaagacataaaagcgacagactgcataataaagttctttatcacaggaggcaatataaagtgacgttccttcacactaagaggacacacatccaaacctcaaaagcgcatgacaacatctgcttccccctgcgaagggcctatcgtgtacctttactttttgcccttgaaagagtcatggtgatcttcaccaattccttgtttcgcctttatcttggctaacgtcatatgctagggaaagatctatattcgtatgtcaacttggaagtaagtattcatgaactattattgttgactttacccttgaggtaagtggttgggaggcgaaactataagcccctatctttctctgtgttcagctgaaactttgatctcatgagtaccacatgagttgtagcaattatagaagacaaaaggatgtttgagtatgtggatttgctttacaagctcctatttgactctttctgatgttatgataaattgcaattgcttcaatgactaaatgatatcggttgttaattctcggtaaggttcttgatccatactttaccttgtgaaggaattgtcactttagcataagagatgatatgatggtattgctgttctgaatatgatcatgatgcctgcatgtccgtaccttgttttgtcgacacctctctccctaaacatgtgggcatatttattgatctcggctttcgcttgaggacaagcgaggtataagcttgggggagttgatacgtccattttgcatcatgctttcatgttgatatttatcgctttatgggctgttattacacttcacggtacaatacttatgccttttctctcttattttgcaaggtttacatgaagagggagaatgccgggagctggaattctcgcctgaaaaaggagcaagtttgagatacctattctgcgcaactccaaaagccgtgaaaatcaacgtggatttattttggaatttataaaaaaatactgggccgaagaagtactagaggggcggcaacagaaggccacaagcctgctaggcgcgacctccccctggtcgcgcctagggggcttgtgggctcccagctgaccctctggcccccctctttttctacaagaagggtttcgttccagaaaaaatcagtaggagactttcgggaggaatcgccgccaccacgaggcggaacttgagcagaaccaatctagagctccgacaagacgatcatgccggggaaacttccctccgtcgccatcgtcatcaccaacactcctctcatcggaggggactcatcaccatcaacatcttcatcagcatcatctcatctccaaaccctagttcatctcttgtaaccaatctccgtctcgcgactccgattggtacttgtaaggttgctagtagtgttaattactcttgtagttgatgctagttggattacttggtggaagattatatgttcagatccttgatgctactcattacctctctggtcatgaatatgattatgctttgtgagtagttacttttgttcccgaggacatgtgataagtcatgctataagtagtcatgtgaatttggtattcgttcgatattttgatgtgttgtatgttgtttttcctctagtggtgttatgtgaacgtcgactacataacacttcaccattattttggtctagaggaaggcattgggaagtagtaagtagatgatgggttgctagagtgacagaagcttaaaccctagtttatgcgttgcttcatacggggctgattttgatccactagtttaatactatggttagactttgtcttaattcttctttcgtagttgcagatgcttgcgagaggggttaatcataagtgggatgcttgtccaagtaagggcagtacccaagcgccggtccacccacatatcaaactatcaaagtagcgaacgcgaatcatatgaacatgatgaaaattaaCTTGACAGAATTTTCCATGTGTCcctgggagcgctttacctcctataagactttgtccagccttgtcccttgctaaaaaatggattggaccactttgctgcacctttgttactattgttacttgttacttgctgcgaatcatcttatcacacaactttttttaccgataatttcagtgcttgcagagaataccttgctgaaaaccacttgtcagatccttctgctcctcgttgggttcgacactcttacttatcgaaaggactacgatagatctcctatacttgtgggtcatcagtaaccTCCCGCGTggtgggcggcgccggcggcgagGCTCGTCGGCCTGACTCATGCGTCGtcgaagggagagagggagacaTCATCCGCCGTGTTTTTACAACCTATTCCTGATTAGCTAATGGCTTGGCATATTTTCTAGCTAGGCAATAATTCAAAATCGATGCACTAGTGAGATGATGACTTTGTTAAGTTTGCAATGAAGTGGCAAGAGGACTTCCCTTAAAAAAAGACTTAACAAAGTGCAATTGCTTGAGTGAATGAAATGGgtaatctctctctctccaacCTCTCCTCCCTTTTCCTTCCAGTCGGTTCCCCTCTCTTCTCCCAAGCCAAAACACCAATCTCTTCCTTTCCCGTCTCTGTCTCTCTGCCCTCCCCCCCTACCCAATCCGCACATCCATCCACCTCCTGCCCCCGCAGGCGATTCCCGAACGTTTCCGCGCGGATTCGGGTGTTCCTCGCGCGAATCAGCGTGGATCCGAGGTCAGGGCCCTTCCGATCGCTAATCCCTGCTCTCTGCGTCGCCTCTTGGTCCCCGATGTACAGGTGTGGGTTTGGGAAAGGGGACTCCTCCGGCGGCGCGAGTAGGAACGGCGATGAACTCCCCCTAGAACAGGTTCTTAGATGACTGGTCCCCGTCGCTGCGCCGCTTGCTTTAGTTTCTTTATCACGTGGATTGGTTAGATCGCTAAGGGCACGCGCGGTTGGGCAGGATTTAGGGCGCTCCATAATCAACAGTAATTGTATGCAGATTgcataattggatcatacttaCTGCGTTTGATTACCTTGTGGCCACCCATCGGTTGTTGCTAGTAATTCGCCTGAGCATTTCGTGGACATCATGCTTTTGTTTGTAATGGAGGTCATTTGCCACTTCTCAGTGTTAGTTTTAGTGGACTGATGTGAGTTGTGCATTATCAGCGAGTCAGGGTTAAGCAGTAGTGAAAAATTGCCAATAAGGGTAAGGTTCCAATGTGGAGCTCACATGCCATTCGCGGTAATAAAGCATCACTGCTGTCAGGGTCTCACTATGGACCAATCTATCTCATGGTTTATTATTTACCCTTGGCCCATAAAAGGAAAGAAAGAAGTGATGCTAACATGACAACAGATGAGCCACATTATGTaattctttctgagttcatggtaGCTTGCCAGAAGCTAGTGCTGTTATGACTTGTCTTTGGACATGCTGGTCCAACCAGACTTTACTTTGTTTCTTATATGATGGCAGGAAAGATATCTGGTAGTGGTATCACAAGCTTGAATTGGGAGTTGGGACTATAGTCCTATTAGCTTATTAAATGAGGATTAATCAGCATAGGCTTCTGTGTTGTCACTCAAAGATCCCTGTTTTATCTCCCTTTCTGATACTACACGATGATTAATAAACAAACAGACTCAAGTGTGACGGGGCTTATTTTGTTGGGTGTGCATAATGTTCAAGCTAACCTGAACATTTAAAATAGTAGGGAACGCTCCAACGTGTGCCTTGGGTCTCTGAGATTTACTGTCATGTATTCTGACTCACATGTGCTCATATGTGCGTTATATGGATAGGTAGCTTGATTATAGATTAAATCGATTGGTACATTGTGTTTCTCCACAGTGTCTTCCCTGCTTTATGTCATCGTCCCTATTTCTTGCTGTTATGATGGACATGTATTGTCAGTTTAAAAATGATTGAGATAAGACCAGGTTATTGGCTGCATTTGATAATGACTTTTTCATGCTATTTATCTGCAGCAACCTACGGAATTCTTTGGCGGCATTTTCTGCAGCTTACGGAACATTGTATCTGCAATAGTAAAAAAAATATATGGGCTGACTCTGGCATTTCATGGGAGGTTTTGAAGATGATGAACCACCCTCAAAACGCGCAAGAGCATCCTCAGTAGAGTCAACAATTTTATCAGAAAGTTTCTGTTATTCGAAATCCATTAACCCTTTGGGAGGTACAATGGCTAGACCTTTGGCTTCCCAGGGGAAAGAAGTTATGGTTGGTTCTAAAGGTGTTATTAAGAGGGACGAATTTGTAAGGATAATCACAAAAGCTCTGTATACTCTTGGATATGAAAAAAGTGGAGCTGTTCTTGAGGAAGAATCAGGTATTACATTGCATTCTCCATCGGTGAATCTTTTCAGAAAGCAGGTGCTTGATGGTAATTGGGACAATGCAGTAGCTACCTTGAATAAACTTGGCCTTCTGGATGAAAACATTGTGAAGTCTGCTGCATTTTTGTTATTGGAGcagaaattctttgaacttttgagAAATGACAACTTAATGGGTGCCATAAAGACGCTGCGAACTGAAATCTCCCCCCTTGGTGTTAACAGAAAACGAGTTCATGAAATGTCAAGTTGCATAATTTCTTCTCCGCAGAACTTCTTGCTTGCGTTTCCAAAGCTTGGAACTGAAGCTTCTGACTCACGCCTTAAGCTCCTAGAAGAATTGCAAAAGGTGCTCCCACCTACTGTTATGGTACCAGAGAGGAGGTTAGAGAATATAGTTGAACAGGCACTTACTGTACAACGTGAAGCTTGTTATCTCCATAATTCTAATGATGGCTTGTCACTTTATGTTGATCATCACTGTGGAAGGGATCAAATACCATCTCGAACACTGCAGGTATGAACTCATGCTGATGTCAGTGGTTGCATTTATTGCATGTTTAAATATTTAAATACCATGTTTGAAATCAAGATTGTGCTTAACAGTTGCCTGCATTGCTTAAGAATCCACATAAGCAGTACTAGTAGGTTCGGTGTTCTTGCTCTTTGTTTGATTATTTCTGTACAGTTTTTATACATCACTTGTAGATTATTTCATAACAAGTCTTGGATAAATTCTGTTTTCTCTCTCTGTATAATGTGTGACCCAGCTGTCATAAAATATAACTATAATCATCCTCTATCCTcatccctcccttcccacctccctcttgctGTCTTGAACAATTTGCAATATATATTTAGGTTGGAAAGAGAACACATCAGATTCAGGTTAATATAGAGGAAGTATTTTTGTATGAGAAGAAGATAGATGTGAGTTGAGTGCTATTTAAATGTTCATGAAAGCAACTGAGATCTGGCTCTCCTTGACAAGAAGCAAAAGTAGTTAAAAAACAGTGGTCAAATTAAAAAACCCCGCTTAGTCTACCGCTTAAGGCAAAAGCGAAGTGCTTTGCCATTGCTCAGCGCTTAAGCATGCTTAAGCATCGCTTAAAAACGCTTTCTTGAACACTGACAAGAAGTAGGATGTGCTTCTCATTCCTGGTATAAAATAGTTAATGCCTAAATGTAATACTCTCTCTGTTCACTTTCGTAAGACGTTTTAGACAGCATAAATTGaactgttttgggtgttgtcTTAAATGTCTAAAACGTCTTACAAAAGTGAACTGGGGGGGGGGGTAATTGAAACTAAGCAACACaatatttcttgatgcacaatcgCGTACTGCTATCCACATATCTTATCACCTATACTAATCCACAAGCAATTAAAAAACATTATTGCAGGTACTGCGTGCACACCGTGATGAAGTATGGTTTCTTCAGTTTTCAAACAATGGGAAATATTTAGCCTCGTCATCAAATGATAAATCTGCAATTGTATGGAAGGTAACTATGCTTCTggcttttgacctttttcataaaGGTGTTCAGCAGTGCAGTGTCTTGCCCCTTACTTTCCCATTTAGCTAGTCCCTTATGTGAACTTTCTGCACAACCACATTCACTCTTTTTTGTTCACCTGCTGGTCGTTTCTGTCTGAAAATTTGAGAGCTGGAGATTTTCTTTTGTTCAAATGCAAATTGATAAAGGGTTGAGATTTACATTATTAATTTTGTTGGAGTGAGTATCTAATTTGAGCCATGTTGGCCTTAGCTACAAATTTGATTAATATATTTGTTTGGTTTGCTACATGATCTTGTGGCCTGACACTATAGACCATATAGCTTGGCATTTATGCATTGGTGGTGCGGTTAACCTACCTTGAAGGTGTTCTGATTTTATTTTTGTGGTTGATGAGGACATAATGTGGCTCCTTGTTTGGAACTATCACATCTTATTTCTAGAAAAACTACCCAGCATctcattctcaaaaacttcaatcCCATCGAGATTCCGATGCACATGAACAAGCTCGATGCACATGAACTCAATTTTCAGTTCCATCTTCATCATTTGTTCCAGGAATTTAACTGCATTCTAGTATGTACCTCAGGATGTGCATGACTGATAATGATGGTGGAATTTACATTTTCACTGCCATCTTGATAGTTGATGCAACACAAATCAATCTTCTGCTTGCTTGCAGTAATGTGGGTATTTTTCCTAGGTCGATGAAGATGGAGAACTATTGCTGAAGCACATATTGACTGGTCATGAGAAACCAGTGATGATGGTTGCATGGAGTCCTGATGATAGGCAGCTTCTTACATGTGGAATGGAAGAAGCCATCCGGCGTTGGGATATTGAATCTGGTGAATGTATTCATGTCTACGAAAAGCCTGGCCTTGGTTTGGTGTCATGTGGTTGGTTTCCAGATGGAAAGCAAATATTCTGTGGTCTATCTGATCAAAGCCTTTCCTTGTGGGATTTAGATGGTAAAGAGGCAGATTGCTGGAAAGGGCAGCGGTCAACAAAAACATCTGATTTTGCTGTAACAAAAGATGGCAAAGTTATAATAATTATGAATAGAGATTCCACAATTCTTTTATTCAACAGGGATACGAAACAGGAGAGGCTGATTGAAGAGGATAATACAATCACTTCATTTTCTCTTTCTGATGATGGAGATTTCTTGCTTGTAAATCTTATAAGTGAGAAGATCCATTTGTGGAACATAAAGAATGACCCCAGTAGAGTGAAACAGTACACTGGCCATAAGCGCAGCCGGTTTGTTATAAGATCGTGCTTTGGTGGATCGGATCAGGCCTTTATTGCCAGTGGGAGTGAAGATTCGAAGGTATGAATGTATGCTGTATTGACTGTAGATGCACTTAAGTTATGCTCTCCTTGTCACCTGTTCTATAGATTTTTAATTGCAGATAATATGTGAGTTCTGGAAACTGTTGTTCTTGGCCGTGTGGCAGAATTATATTTTCTGTCCTGCAAGTCAAATTTACTGGATAACCTAGAGTCCTGTATTGGAACAGTTATAAGCTCGCTGCAGTATTCTACTTCATGAAACAAAACATTACAAAATATATACAACATCCatgatactccctccatcacagtttagaAGGCGCGGTTCCATTTACATgcatttccagaatagaagaggaTTAAGGCGCGAGACATTTACTGCTTGGTTAATTAAGAGTACTAGTAGGCTGCATGCACAGTGGGAACGCTGGGTGTGCATGCGGGATGGAAAGGCTCCATGCATGAGGACTCATTTACAAAGAAAATTAGAGTCAATCAAGATTTACCTTGGTCCCAAAAATCGCTCATGCGCGCCTTCTgaactgtgacggagggagtatttcttaTGTTGAGAAACTGTAAATGATACTTAACATCTATGCTGTTCCCCAGATTTGATTGCATGCACATTGATTCTTTATCtaggtattttccgccagcttttGTTCAGAATATTTGGTACGTGACATATTAGTTACTGCTTTTATCACATGTCCAATGATGTGCATTACATGGTGGATAGAGTTAAAGTTTAATTGAGGTACATTACTAATTTACTACTTGAATCTTGGGATCATTTGTTTCTCGTGAGCCAGACAAAACTTACAGATGGATTGGTACTTTCATGGATGACATGAAGTCATCTAGTAATGTCACCAATGATCCATGGTTCCTTACACCTGATAGTAGCCATAAAATGGGGCTCAAGAAATAATCCAGTGTAATATAGGCAAGAGATGGATTCTTTAAGCCAGCATAGTAAAACACCAATGTATGGAAATGCACGTTTACCGATCTGGTACACAATGTTTCGGTGAAAGAAATTTTAGTCAGCTCTTCGAAGTTTCATGGAAAACAACCATCCAGTGGTTTGTTTGATTTGACAACTCAGTGTGGTGATATTTTATCTGCCAGGTGTATATATGGCTCAGAGCTACAGAAGATGTTATCGAGACTCTTTCTGGTCACTCTGGCGCGGTCAACTGTGTAAGCTGGAACCCTACAAATCCACATATGCTCGCTTCTGCGAGTGATGATCACACAATTCGTATATGGGGGGTGAAGAAGGCCAGCACAAAGCGGAAGGACAtaggcagcagcagtagcagcaatggGACTCACATGAATGGCAGTGCCAACGGCAACGGTTTCGTTCACCAGTGCAACGGTAGCCGCAGCAAATGATGATAGTTTGATCCATGGTAGCCCCCATGCAAGCGTCATTTGTAAAtccttctttgctttgctttcctttcgccAGGAAGAACACCATAGTTGAAAACAAAGCTGCAGTAACAGGTGTGTGTGGTGAAAAAACCTGCTTGGTTTTATGCACCATCTCCCTTGTTCCATCATTATCATCGGTCACATTAATATATCAATTCAAGCTGGATGCAAATTCCAGGTGTTATTCCACATGTAAAGCAGTCTTCTTTGCTCTACTTTTGCAATGATTACAACGGTGGCAAAAACCAAATGTGATCCATATCTTGCCTGATTTCCCGAACTCTTATAAATTTGGAACCAACCAAAATGGCTTAGATGTCTTTGGGGTTTTCACTGCCATGGTGAAGATTCTTTGAAACGCACCCTTTCTCCGGAATCATCTCtttgacaagtaattccggacagaGAGAGTATTTGATATGATCTTACCTGAGTTTATGTGTAAATTACTCCCTACTTTCCGGTTTGGGCTTGTCATTTTGggggtatttttttatttttttgtaaatagcGTAGGACTTTATTCATTTGCCATAATAAGTACATCGTCTATGAGGAGGGGTACAATTTCACACAACGGCTTCTCAAACCAGTCAAAAGTAGAAGAAAATCTAGCTAATTTAGCAAGTTCAcggacaaccttttatgcttctctATTACAATGCACAAATCTAGTAATGAAACAGTCACAAGCCAAAAAATAACAATGGTCAAACACCGTTGCCGCTGTACTTGCCGTTCCCGCTGTACTTGCCGTTCGATCTCAATTGTTCATGGTTTCAATGACCTCCATGTTATTTGAGTTAATAACGAGGCTGTTGCAACCCCCTTTAGGCAATGGATAGACCGTATCTAACCTTACATCAATCAATTCTTCAATTCCCTCCTGCAATGAATTTTTACTAAGCAGGTCATGATCCACATCAAGCATAATAGCACGAATTCCCATGGCGACCTGGTTAACatcttgggttttctttttatggATCAATTTTTGTATTTTCCATCACAAATTCCAAGTTGTAATTGCGATCATCGCACGGACATTCTGAATAGCCAAGATAGACATCTCATGTTTAGGTCTAGCAAGTAAAAATTCAAGGACAACCTCACCAGCATAATCAACTTCGTAAGCTTTTTTAATGACCTGAACCAGCCCCAACACTCTCCAAACTTCCTTTGTTTTATGACATTGAAATGACATATGCTTCGTATCTTCTGATCCAAAGGGACAAGGACAACTAGGAGAAACTTTTATGTGTCTATTTGCCAAAGTAACTCGACAAGGAAGAGTTCCATGTAAAGTGCGCCATATTTTTTGTTACCTTCGCCGGACAATATAACTTCCAATCTCACTCAGAATAGGAGTAATAGTTAGATGTCCCATATTGTCAGTTCTTCTAAGTTTACTTCCGTGTTGGTGTTCTCATTCCATAATATAGGCTGATCTAATAGaaaattttccattttttgaataGCTCCATGCGACAAAATCCAACATGTCATGTTGAGGAAGGGGAATTACAAGGACTCCTTGTGCGTCAACTAACCACAACATTTGTGTGACCTGATTATCCCAATTGTCAGTAACATGGTCAATTAAAGCAGATACCCTTGAGATCAAATTACTCCCTCTAGGGGTGTTTACTTCCCTATTTAGACAATTTGGTAATCCAAGCATCTTCCCAAATATCAATATTATAACCATTTCTAACACGCCATTCATAACCATGATTTACACAATTAACCCCTGCCATAATATTTATCCAAGTAAAAGTGGAACCCTTCTTTAACTTCGTATTCAATAAATCCCCATCAGAAAAATACTTAGCTCTCAACACAGTCGCACATAAGGACTCTAGATTCTCAAGGAGGCATCAAGCTTGTTTTTCCAACATTGCTAGGTTGAAACAATGAATATCCCGGAATCCCACCCCCATTGATTTTTGGGTACACATATTTTCCACAAAGCTATCCAATGCATTCTCTTCTGATTGTCCTTGGCCCCCACCAAAAATGTGACATAACATGAGTGATTCTTTTGCaacttttttagggattttaaagAAGGACATCGCATAGGTGGGGATCGCTTGTACAACAGATTTCAGGAGGATTTCCTTCCCTCCAGCGGATAGTAGTTTTTCTTTCCATCCACTTAACTTCATGATAATAtagtcaatcaaatactgaaaataGTCAGACTTGTCCATACCCACATTAGTCGGTAGCCTCAAATATTTGTCATTCAAGGCTTCAGTCATAATATCGAGAGTGGTGCAAAGTTGCTCTCTGATATCCACTCTTGTATTGGTGCTGAAAAATATGCTTGATTTATCAACACTCATCATTTTCCCAGAGGCGGTACAATATGAATCCATAATGGTTTTCAAAGCCTCGACATTGTGCATGTTGGCTTCCATAAGGATCAATGGGTCAGGCCCAAATAGAAGATTCATAATAAATGGAGACTTTCTACATACCTTCACACCTTCAATTTTACCACTCTCATCTGCAAGAAATAAGAGAGCGGCCAGACCCTCGGTACAAAGCAAGAATAAACAAGGGGACAATGGGTGTCTCTGCCATAATCCTCTAGAGGGCTTAAAACTCACAGTTTCTTCCGTATTAAACCGAACCAGATATTCAACCGTTGAGACACACTGCATAACAAACTTGACCCAACTATCATGGAAGCCCAGTTTCAAAATAATCTCATTTAGGAAAACCCACTCAACCCGGTCATAAGCTTTATGCATGTCAAGTTTGATAGCACATAAACCTTCCTTTAGTTTCCTCTTATTTTTCATTTTGTGGAGGCATTCATAGGCCACTAAAACATTATCAGTAATCATTCATCCAGGCATGAAAGCACTCTAAGTCGGGCTGATAATTTCTGGAAGAAAGACCTTCAAACGAGCTGCCACCATTTTTGATATAATCTTGTACACAACATTAGAGACGTTGATTGGTCTGAACTGGGTTACCTTATCTCGTGAATTAACCTTTTTGGAACATCGCTGTCACAATATCATTCCATCCTGCCGGAATAGTACAAGTATTCAACGCTTGCAAAACTTCTTGAACAAGATCTTCCCCAAGCATAGgccaaaatattttataaaaaatagcaTGGAGTCCATCAGGGTCTGGGGCTTTTAAATCtccaatatcaaaaatatctttaTGAACATCCTTAGGCATATAAGGGCAAGGAGGGAATTAGTCATCTGATTTGATACTCTTCTCCTAACAGGAGATAAAACATCCATATTCAGTTGCAACACCTTGGGGGTAAACAGGTTTGAGCAATAGATCTTGATATAGCCGTTTAATTTCGTTCCTTTCCAACAAACATTAGTATCATCAAGACATTTTTTAATGTTATTCCTTTTCTTCCTTGCCATTGCAACATTATGAAAAAAGCTATATTATGATCCTTATGCATCAACCAATTCACCCTTCCTCTTTGTAACCAAACGACCTCCTCTTGGTCTAACAAATTTTCAATCAGAACAAGGATTTCCTT
This region includes:
- the LOC123400098 gene encoding WD repeat-containing protein 26 homolog isoform X1, coding for MGGFEDDEPPSKRARASSVESTILSESFCYSKSINPLGGTMARPLASQGKEVMVGSKGVIKRDEFVRIITKALYTLGYEKSGAVLEEESGITLHSPSVNLFRKQVLDGNWDNAVATLNKLGLLDENIVKSAAFLLLEQKFFELLRNDNLMGAIKTLRTEISPLGVNRKRVHEMSSCIISSPQNFLLAFPKLGTEASDSRLKLLEELQKVLPPTVMVPERRLENIVEQALTVQREACYLHNSNDGLSLYVDHHCGRDQIPSRTLQVLRAHRDEVWFLQFSNNGKYLASSSNDKSAIVWKVDEDGELLLKHILTGHEKPVMMVAWSPDDRQLLTCGMEEAIRRWDIESGECIHVYEKPGLGLVSCGWFPDGKQIFCGLSDQSLSLWDLDGKEADCWKGQRSTKTSDFAVTKDGKVIIIMNRDSTILLFNRDTKQERLIEEDNTITSFSLSDDGDFLLVNLISEKIHLWNIKNDPSRVKQYTGHKRSRFVIRSCFGGSDQAFIASGSEDSKVYIWLRATEDVIETLSGHSGAVNCVSWNPTNPHMLASASDDHTIRIWGVKKASTKRKDIGSSSSSNGTHMNGSANGNGFVHQCNGSRSK
- the LOC123400098 gene encoding WD repeat-containing protein 26 homolog isoform X2, translated to MSSCIISSPQNFLLAFPKLGTEASDSRLKLLEELQKVLPPTVMVPERRLENIVEQALTVQREACYLHNSNDGLSLYVDHHCGRDQIPSRTLQVLRAHRDEVWFLQFSNNGKYLASSSNDKSAIVWKVDEDGELLLKHILTGHEKPVMMVAWSPDDRQLLTCGMEEAIRRWDIESGECIHVYEKPGLGLVSCGWFPDGKQIFCGLSDQSLSLWDLDGKEADCWKGQRSTKTSDFAVTKDGKVIIIMNRDSTILLFNRDTKQERLIEEDNTITSFSLSDDGDFLLVNLISEKIHLWNIKNDPSRVKQYTGHKRSRFVIRSCFGGSDQAFIASGSEDSKVYIWLRATEDVIETLSGHSGAVNCVSWNPTNPHMLASASDDHTIRIWGVKKASTKRKDIGSSSSSNGTHMNGSANGNGFVHQCNGSRSK